A stretch of Aythya fuligula isolate bAytFul2 chromosome 1, bAytFul2.pri, whole genome shotgun sequence DNA encodes these proteins:
- the ASB15 gene encoding ankyrin repeat and SOCS box protein 15 yields the protein MADESEDLAEDLLTEYAIQLSIQESNAAKPPVSSSYNDSFVPPSEENRKIVAAIKQGQVFGLQDLVKQKYALDEADERGWFPLHEAAAQPIQQILEIILDASYKAMWEYKTCDGETPLTLAAKAGFVENVRALLEKGVWPNTKNDKGETPLLIAVKRGSFEMASTLIKHNCSIHQPCVKRWSAMHEAAKQGRKDIVSLLLKNGGNVNLKDGYGVTPLGVAAEYGHCDVLEHLIHKGGDVEALADDGASILFEAAGGGNPDCIALLLEYGGSGNVPNKAGLLPIHKAAYEGHYLVLKYLIPVTSQNAIQKSGLSPVHSAADGQNSQCLELLIESGFDVNTLLAEHISNSYDDERKTALYFAVSNNDILCTEILLKAGANPNKDPLNCLLVAVRAGNHEIVRLLLSHGANVNCYFMLVNDTHFPSAIQYALNDEVMLRLLLNHGYNVEMCFDCMHQDIFGNSFVWSTPEEEILPGWTSSVIKDNPFCDFIAVPWLKHLAGKVVRVFIDYMDYVPLCTKIKFVLETQKEWPEIRQILDNPRPLKHLCRLKIRKLMGLRRLQKLSSMKKFPLPPVLKNYILYKEYDLYGKEIHLE from the exons ATGGCGGATGAAAGCGAAGATTTAGCTGAAGATCTGCTCACCGAATATGCCATACAGCTTAGCATTCAAGAATCAAACGCAGCCAAGCCACCAGTGTCTTCCAGTTACAATGACAG tTTTGTACCACCTAGtgaggaaaataggaaaattgtAGCAGCCATAAAGCAAG GTCAAGTATTTGGGCTCCAAGACcttgtgaaacagaaatatgcTTTGGATGAAGCTGATGAAAGAGGCTGGTTTCCACTGCAtgaggctgcagctcagccaaTTCAACAAATACTTGAAATCATTTTAGATG CGTCTTATAAAGCAATGTGGGAATACAAAACGTGCGATGGAGAAACACCACTAACTTTGGCAGCAAAAGCTGGCTTTGTGGAAAACGTACGAGCATTGCTGGAGAAAGGTGTTTGGCCCAATacaaaaaatgacaaaggaGAAACTCCACTTCTTATTG CTGTAAAAAGGGGCTCTTTTGAAATGGCATCCACTCTGATAAAACACAACTGTAGCATCCACCAGCCGTGCGTAAAACGTTGGTCAGCAATGCATGAAGCTGCAAAGCAGGGACGCAAAGATattgtttctcttcttctgaAGAATGGTGGAAATGTGAACCTTAAGGATGGATATGGAGTAACACCATTAGGTGTTGCTGCTGAATACGGTCACTGTGATGTGCTGGAACATCTTATTCATAAAG GTGGAGATGTTGAGGCCTTAGCAGATGATGGTGCATCAATACTGTTTGAAGCAGCCGGAGGAGGTAATCCAGACTGCATAGCACTTCTTTTGGAATATGGAGGAAGTGGCAATGTGCCTAATAAGGCAGGACTGCTTCCCATACACAAAGCAGCTTATGAGGGCCATTACCT GGTCCTGAAGTATCTCATTCCAGTCACATCCCAAAATGCAATCCAGAAAAGTGGGTTAAGCCCTGTTCACTCAGCTGCAGATGGTCAGAATTCGCAGTGTCTAGAGCTCCTCATTGAAAGTGGTTTTGATGTCAATACTCTCTTGGCTGAGCACATTTCAAATAGTTACGATGATGAAAGGAAAACTGcactttattttgctgtttcaaacaATGACATTCTTTGCACCGAAATATTACTGAAAGCTGGTGCAAATCCAAACAAGGATCCTTTAAACTGTCTTCTTGTGGCAGTGAGAGCTGGTAATCATGAAATAGTAAGGCTGCTTCTATCTCATGGAGCAAACGTCAATTGCTACTTTATGCTGGTTAATGATACGCATTTCCCCAGTGCCATTCAGTATGCCTTGAACGATGAAGTGATGCTGAGGCTGTTGCTGAATCATGGATATAATGTGGAGATGTGTTTTGACTGTATGCATCAAGATATCTTTGGAAATTCTTTTGTGTGGTCAACTCCAGAGGAAGAGATTCTCCCAGGATGGACTTCTTCTGTAATAAAGGATAATCCA ttctgTGACTTTATTGCTGTTCCTTGGTTGAAACACTTAGCGGGCAAAGTTGTTCGTGTTTTTATAGATTACATGGATTATGTCCCTCTGTGCACAAAAATTAAGTTTGTCCTAGAAACACAGAAGGAATGGCCAGAGATTCGTCAAATATTGG